A stretch of Haloprofundus halophilus DNA encodes these proteins:
- a CDS encoding ABC transporter permease, whose product MTLVALATGVVLLVLFYYPVATVFVEAVVDDGELTFAPLSGVLTSRFYLVEIIGFTAYQAALSTVASVALGLPGAWVLSRFEFRGRETLRSLTILPFVLPSIMVAIGFVATFGANGTLNRLLSSLGLGSVNLLYTLPAIIVAHAFYNAPLVTRMTTAAWESVDARTVETARSLGASPTRAFLDVVAPQLLPAVLVSATLTFVFTFASFPIVLALGGLQYATIEVFVYYRVQQLAYADAAALAVVETAVSLALTYAYLRYEARQQTAAFGAGARPAPRKQLLPRSLDGFSAREALSRVAVFGYGVVVLLVFVAPIVSMLLSSVTAPDGSLTTRYYEFLVQRQATAAEFQVKPLPAVLNSLLFGVGTLLLALPMGVVMAVLTTRRYRGRKVVDALAMAPLAVSGIVVGLGLLRGLVFGFEAFGYRFTVAGAIAIVAAHAVSAYPFVTRNVAPLLGNLDPRLIESARSLGASRARTLWDIELPLVAAGVVAGAAFAFAISVGEFDATVILATGSNSYTMPVAVERYLGRRLGPATAMGCILLVVTSLSFVVIERFGGGSRGV is encoded by the coding sequence CTGACGCTCGTCGCGCTCGCCACCGGTGTCGTCCTGCTGGTCCTCTTTTACTACCCCGTCGCGACCGTGTTCGTCGAAGCCGTCGTCGACGACGGCGAACTGACGTTCGCGCCGCTTTCGGGCGTCCTCACGTCGCGCTTCTACCTCGTCGAGATCATCGGCTTCACGGCGTACCAGGCCGCGCTGTCGACCGTCGCCAGCGTCGCGCTCGGGCTACCGGGCGCGTGGGTGCTGTCGCGCTTCGAGTTCCGCGGCCGCGAGACGCTTCGCTCGCTGACGATTCTGCCGTTCGTGCTCCCCTCCATCATGGTCGCTATCGGGTTCGTCGCCACCTTCGGCGCGAACGGCACCCTCAACCGCTTGCTCTCCTCGCTCGGACTCGGTTCGGTGAATCTGTTGTACACTCTTCCCGCGATCATCGTCGCCCACGCGTTCTACAACGCGCCGCTCGTGACCCGAATGACGACGGCGGCGTGGGAGAGCGTCGACGCCCGAACGGTGGAGACGGCGCGGAGCCTCGGCGCGTCGCCGACGCGGGCGTTCCTCGACGTGGTCGCGCCGCAACTACTACCCGCGGTTCTCGTCTCCGCGACGCTGACGTTCGTCTTCACCTTCGCGTCGTTTCCCATCGTACTGGCGCTCGGCGGCCTCCAGTACGCGACCATCGAGGTGTTCGTCTACTACCGCGTCCAGCAGTTGGCGTACGCCGACGCCGCCGCCCTCGCGGTGGTCGAGACGGCCGTCTCGCTCGCTCTCACCTACGCGTACCTCCGCTACGAGGCCCGCCAGCAGACGGCCGCCTTCGGCGCGGGCGCGCGCCCGGCGCCTCGAAAGCAGTTGCTTCCACGTTCACTCGACGGGTTCTCGGCCCGCGAGGCGCTCTCGCGCGTCGCCGTCTTCGGCTACGGCGTCGTCGTCCTGCTCGTCTTCGTCGCGCCCATCGTCAGCATGCTGCTCTCGAGCGTCACCGCACCCGACGGGTCGCTGACGACGCGCTACTACGAGTTTCTCGTCCAGCGACAGGCGACGGCGGCCGAGTTCCAGGTGAAGCCGCTCCCCGCGGTCCTCAATTCGTTGCTGTTCGGCGTCGGAACGCTGCTTTTGGCGCTGCCGATGGGCGTCGTGATGGCGGTACTGACGACGCGTCGTTACCGCGGCCGGAAGGTCGTCGACGCGCTGGCGATGGCCCCGCTCGCGGTGAGCGGCATCGTCGTCGGCCTCGGCCTGCTCCGGGGGCTTGTGTTCGGCTTCGAGGCGTTCGGCTACCGGTTCACCGTCGCGGGCGCTATCGCCATCGTCGCTGCGCACGCGGTGAGCGCCTACCCGTTCGTCACGCGCAACGTCGCGCCGCTGCTCGGGAATCTGGACCCGCGGCTGATCGAGTCCGCGCGGAGCCTCGGCGCGTCGCGGGCGCGGACGCTGTGGGATATCGAACTCCCGCTCGTCGCCGCGGGCGTCGTCGCCGGCGCGGCGTTCGCCTTCGCCATCAGCGTCGGCGAGTTCGACGCGACGGTGATTTTGGCCACCGGGTCGAACAGCTACACGATGCCGGTCGCCGTCGAACGCTATCTCGGTCGCCGCCTCGGACCAGCGACCGCGATGGGCTGTATCCTCCTCGTCGTCACGAGCCTCAGTTTCGTCGTCATCGAACGCTTCGGCGGGGGGTCCCGCGGTGTCTGA
- a CDS encoding ABC transporter ATP-binding protein, with translation MSEISLEGVGKSYAGTTALDDVSLRVRDGEFFTLVGPSGCGKTTTLRLIAGFESPTEGEIRFDGDDVSGVPPEDRNVGVVFQNYALFPHMSVAENVGYGLRFADEKRRRGRGERVSELLELVDLAGMGERDPTELSGGQQQRVALARALAPGPRLLLLDEPMSALDARLRERLRLQVKRIQSELGITTVYVTHDQEEALAVSDRVAVMNEGNVEQVGPPREVYQRPATRFVASFVGDNNLFEGELVGTHEKSGIARETKGSRRFRVRVGETVFEVDATADSSTGESGSTPVGTGSSSGRSPRFDGGSVGFCVRPEKLEVGRRENRFEATVRETEFLGEATRVHLDWDGREVIVRAPESPPTGETVELGFDPADAYVFEW, from the coding sequence GTGTCTGAAATCTCCCTGGAGGGCGTCGGAAAGTCGTACGCCGGGACGACGGCGCTCGACGACGTGAGCCTCCGCGTCCGCGACGGCGAGTTCTTCACGCTCGTCGGCCCGTCCGGCTGCGGGAAGACGACGACACTGCGGCTGATTGCGGGGTTCGAGTCGCCGACAGAGGGTGAGATTCGGTTCGACGGTGACGACGTCTCGGGCGTGCCCCCCGAGGACCGGAACGTCGGCGTCGTTTTCCAGAACTACGCGCTGTTCCCCCACATGAGCGTCGCCGAGAACGTCGGCTACGGGCTTCGCTTCGCGGACGAGAAGCGACGCCGCGGGCGCGGCGAACGGGTCTCGGAGCTACTGGAACTCGTCGACCTCGCGGGGATGGGAGAACGCGACCCGACGGAGCTCTCCGGCGGCCAACAGCAGCGCGTCGCCCTCGCCCGCGCGCTCGCACCGGGACCTCGCTTACTGTTGCTGGACGAACCGATGAGTGCGCTCGACGCCCGCCTGCGCGAACGCCTCCGGTTGCAGGTGAAGCGAATCCAGTCGGAGTTGGGCATCACGACGGTGTACGTCACTCACGACCAGGAGGAGGCGCTGGCCGTCTCGGACCGCGTCGCGGTGATGAACGAGGGGAACGTCGAGCAGGTCGGCCCGCCGCGCGAGGTGTACCAACGCCCGGCGACGCGGTTCGTCGCCTCGTTCGTCGGCGACAACAACCTGTTCGAGGGTGAACTGGTCGGCACACACGAAAAGTCGGGGATTGCACGCGAAACGAAGGGGTCGCGGCGGTTCCGCGTGCGCGTCGGCGAGACGGTGTTCGAGGTCGACGCGACCGCGGACAGTTCGACCGGTGAGAGCGGGTCGACGCCGGTCGGAACCGGGTCGTCTTCCGGGCGATCGCCGCGGTTCGACGGCGGGAGCGTCGGCTTCTGCGTCCGTCCCGAGAAACTGGAAGTCGGGAGACGCGAGAATCGGTTCGAGGCGACGGTCCGAGAGACGGAGTTCCTCGGCGAAGCGACGCGCGTCCACCTCGACTGGGACGGGCGCGAGGTGATCGTCCGCGCGCCGGAGTCGCCGCCGACGGGCGAGACGGTCGAACTGGGGTTCGACCCCGCGGACGCGTACGTGTTCGAGTGGTGA
- a CDS encoding FAD-dependent oxidoreductase, which translates to MKDNDHDDTDAAASSTDQFATGERTSVWLGTSPTTEYEPLDGGIDVDTAVVGGGIVGVTTALQLAEAGQDVALVERDHILTGVTGKTTAKLTSQHGILYDTLASTVGERKTRQYAEANEAAIDHVESRVESLGVDCAFRRLPSYAYVRSPGRRSEVRQEVNAARRFGLPAEYEESVAVDDGAVAAVRFDDQAMFHPRSYLLALAEAFLDEGGRIYEETRALDVDGGARPMVDTDRGEIHADDVVLATHFPIRDTGAYFARMHPKRSYVVAARVADPPTEAMYYYTGEQYFSVRTHDTGDEVLTLVGGQNHKTGQGGDTRERYRKVEEAARRHFDVDSIEYRWSTQDYASVDKVPYVGELPLSERVYMASGFGGWGMTNGTAAGLLLADLVCGEENPYTEVYDPSRVTVDRTSATEFATQNANVAKEFVRDWLSKPHRDDLARLRPGEATVLRERTKPIAAYRDDDGELHTHSAVCPHLDCIVRWNDAERSWDCPCHGSRFEYDGHVVDGPAVSDLSTRNLDVE; encoded by the coding sequence ATGAAAGACAACGACCACGACGACACCGACGCCGCAGCATCGAGTACCGACCAGTTTGCGACGGGCGAGCGGACGTCCGTCTGGCTCGGCACCTCGCCGACGACGGAGTACGAACCGCTCGACGGCGGTATCGACGTCGACACCGCCGTCGTCGGCGGCGGTATCGTCGGAGTGACGACCGCGCTCCAGTTAGCCGAGGCGGGACAGGACGTCGCGCTCGTCGAGCGCGACCACATCCTCACCGGCGTCACCGGGAAGACGACGGCGAAGCTCACCTCCCAGCACGGGATTCTCTACGACACGCTCGCGTCGACCGTCGGCGAGCGGAAGACCCGGCAGTACGCCGAGGCCAACGAGGCTGCCATCGACCACGTCGAATCCCGCGTCGAGAGCCTCGGCGTCGACTGCGCCTTCCGGAGGCTACCGTCGTACGCTTACGTTCGGTCACCGGGGCGTCGCTCGGAGGTTCGACAGGAAGTGAACGCCGCTCGTCGGTTCGGCCTGCCGGCCGAGTACGAGGAGTCGGTCGCCGTCGACGACGGAGCGGTCGCCGCCGTCCGATTCGACGACCAGGCGATGTTCCACCCTCGGAGCTACCTGCTGGCGCTGGCGGAGGCGTTTCTCGACGAGGGCGGGCGCATCTACGAGGAGACGCGGGCGCTCGACGTCGACGGCGGCGCGCGTCCGATGGTCGACACCGACCGCGGCGAGATTCACGCCGACGACGTCGTGCTCGCGACGCACTTTCCGATTCGTGACACGGGCGCGTACTTCGCCCGGATGCACCCGAAACGGTCGTACGTCGTCGCCGCGCGCGTCGCCGACCCGCCGACCGAGGCGATGTACTACTACACCGGCGAGCAGTACTTCTCGGTTCGGACCCACGACACCGGCGACGAGGTGCTGACGCTCGTCGGCGGACAGAACCACAAGACCGGACAGGGCGGCGATACGCGCGAGCGCTACCGGAAGGTCGAGGAAGCCGCCCGCCGCCACTTCGACGTCGACTCTATCGAGTACCGTTGGTCGACGCAGGACTACGCCTCGGTCGACAAAGTACCGTACGTCGGCGAGTTACCGCTCTCGGAGCGCGTCTACATGGCCAGCGGCTTCGGCGGGTGGGGGATGACGAACGGGACGGCGGCGGGACTGTTGCTCGCGGACCTGGTGTGCGGCGAGGAGAACCCGTACACGGAGGTGTACGACCCGAGCCGGGTGACCGTCGACCGAACGTCGGCGACGGAGTTCGCCACGCAGAACGCGAACGTCGCGAAGGAGTTCGTGCGCGACTGGCTGTCGAAACCGCACCGCGACGACCTCGCGCGACTGCGGCCGGGCGAGGCGACAGTGCTCCGCGAGCGGACGAAACCGATAGCTGCGTACCGCGACGACGACGGGGAGCTACACACTCACTCGGCCGTCTGTCCGCACTTGGACTGCATCGTCCGCTGGAACGACGCCGAACGGTCGTGGGACTGCCCGTGTCACGGCTCGCGCTTCGAGTACGACGGTCACGTCGTCGACGGACCGGCCGTCTCCGACCTGTCGACGCGAAATCTGGACGTCGAGTGA
- a CDS encoding class I SAM-dependent methyltransferase produces the protein MSVREEFDAWAADGRDKGMEERHWHTAKDVLARMPVEAGDTVLDLGTGSGYALRALRETKHAGRAYGIDGSPEMARNARNYTDDPNVGFVVADFDELPFADDSVDHAFSMEAFYYAADPEHTLEELARVLRPGGTFYCAVNYYEENVHSHEWQENIGVEMTRWDRSEYRRAFRNAGFHVAEQDNVPDLDIDIPPAEAFPTDSWETREAMVERYRTYGTLLTVGVVP, from the coding sequence ATGAGTGTCCGCGAGGAGTTCGACGCGTGGGCGGCCGACGGCCGCGACAAGGGAATGGAAGAGCGACACTGGCACACCGCGAAGGACGTGCTCGCGCGAATGCCCGTCGAAGCGGGCGACACGGTGCTCGACCTGGGGACTGGAAGCGGCTACGCGCTCCGAGCGCTCCGCGAGACGAAGCACGCGGGCCGCGCCTACGGTATCGACGGCTCCCCGGAGATGGCTCGGAACGCCCGAAACTACACCGACGACCCGAACGTCGGTTTCGTCGTCGCCGACTTCGACGAACTGCCGTTCGCCGACGACTCGGTCGACCACGCGTTCTCGATGGAGGCGTTCTACTACGCGGCCGACCCCGAACACACGCTCGAAGAGCTCGCGCGCGTCCTCCGCCCCGGCGGGACGTTCTACTGCGCAGTCAACTACTACGAAGAGAACGTCCACAGCCACGAGTGGCAGGAGAACATCGGCGTCGAGATGACTCGCTGGGACCGCAGCGAGTACCGCCGAGCGTTCCGGAATGCCGGATTCCACGTCGCCGAACAGGACAACGTCCCGGACCTCGACATCGACATCCCCCCGGCCGAAGCGTTCCCGACCGATAGCTGGGAGACGCGCGAGGCGATGGTCGAGCGCTATCGAACCTACGGAACGCTGTTGACGGTCGGCGTCGTGCCGTAG
- a CDS encoding DUF2391 family protein, giving the protein MVRVGRHRRFKLTDIAQQVVGGFLLAGPFVVTDEVWALAVGMEWYQALLTVGMVFTIGYGTLYKADDDRDPDREAEVGGVPLRFVSLILVSYLSVFILALSFDAPATLIPNHMDAAEITFRTQVFVTAKATSIGAVFSVIGAATADSVF; this is encoded by the coding sequence ATGGTTCGGGTCGGACGCCACCGGCGGTTCAAGCTAACGGACATCGCACAGCAGGTCGTCGGCGGATTCCTCCTCGCGGGGCCGTTCGTCGTCACCGACGAGGTGTGGGCCCTCGCGGTCGGGATGGAGTGGTACCAAGCGCTGTTGACCGTCGGTATGGTGTTCACCATCGGCTACGGGACGCTGTACAAAGCCGACGACGACCGAGACCCCGACCGCGAGGCGGAGGTGGGCGGAGTTCCGCTGCGGTTCGTCTCGCTCATCCTCGTCTCGTATCTGTCGGTGTTCATCCTCGCGCTCTCGTTCGACGCACCCGCGACGCTCATTCCGAACCACATGGACGCCGCCGAAATCACGTTCCGAACGCAGGTGTTCGTCACGGCGAAAGCGACGAGCATCGGTGCGGTGTTCAGCGTCATCGGTGCGGCGACCGCCGACAGCGTGTTCTGA
- a CDS encoding DUF7090 family protein has protein sequence MDYSLAIENAPDTIPAGTGLLLLHPSIGETDRIDTDFLKTDTDYFLVISTRTTAREVEQKLEHYDVDESRAVILDTLSVERGYSRRKSEHVHYVSSPDDLDGIVAQTRKFLESHPGKLRVSVDSLTEMAYYADEEGVYEATERLLDLLVENDAVGIFHLSKEVHDEDVIERFSGLFSGIVDLAEDGGVTYEER, from the coding sequence ATGGATTACAGCCTCGCCATCGAAAACGCTCCAGACACCATCCCTGCGGGGACTGGCCTGCTTCTTCTGCATCCGAGCATCGGCGAGACCGACCGAATCGACACCGACTTTCTGAAAACCGACACCGACTACTTCCTCGTCATCTCGACGCGGACGACCGCCCGCGAGGTCGAACAGAAGCTCGAACACTACGACGTCGACGAGTCCCGAGCGGTCATCCTCGACACCCTCTCGGTCGAGCGCGGCTACTCGCGACGGAAGTCCGAGCACGTCCACTACGTCTCCTCGCCCGACGACCTCGACGGCATCGTCGCCCAGACCCGCAAGTTCCTCGAATCGCATCCCGGAAAGCTCCGCGTCAGCGTCGACTCGCTCACCGAGATGGCGTACTACGCCGACGAAGAAGGCGTCTACGAGGCGACCGAGCGACTGCTCGACCTCCTGGTGGAGAACGACGCCGTCGGCATCTTCCACCTCTCGAAGGAGGTCCACGACGAGGACGTCATCGAACGTTTTAGCGGTTTGTTCAGCGGAATCGTCGACCTCGCGGAGGACGGCGGCGTCACCTACGAAGAACGGTGA
- a CDS encoding DUF7089 family protein, giving the protein MFQKRQLSGELRAVRDSYAAETVVVDADADFETIPPAAAEDLGLLVDSLDPATYPDEWLPDDAPALLRRYAGGTFTVGMPGDGTIVWTRQTNPPTIVAKKRAEGTPEAFLDFLFAEALVQIHLGVPEHFLPFFGERYRDLDAAVSLSPAELYQLAAALFEAWVGVQSREVFAEWSDDYPGLYEAWLDAGTRLEGRIEGLPGEVARGETSFVDATELACSGLKHAIEPPAPFAALDTTAYHDHGAAYAVRWAEKTFEKLRE; this is encoded by the coding sequence ATGTTCCAGAAACGGCAGCTCAGCGGTGAGCTTCGCGCGGTTAGAGATAGCTACGCCGCGGAGACGGTCGTCGTCGACGCCGACGCGGACTTCGAAACGATTCCGCCCGCGGCCGCCGAAGACCTCGGACTGCTCGTCGACTCGCTCGACCCGGCGACGTACCCCGACGAGTGGCTGCCCGACGACGCCCCGGCACTGCTCCGGCGGTACGCGGGCGGGACGTTCACCGTCGGGATGCCGGGCGACGGAACCATCGTCTGGACGCGGCAGACGAACCCGCCGACTATCGTCGCCAAGAAGCGCGCCGAGGGAACGCCGGAAGCCTTTCTCGACTTTCTCTTCGCGGAGGCACTCGTCCAGATTCACCTCGGCGTCCCCGAGCACTTCCTCCCGTTCTTCGGCGAGCGATACCGTGACCTCGACGCGGCGGTGTCGCTGTCGCCCGCGGAACTCTACCAGCTCGCGGCCGCGCTGTTCGAGGCCTGGGTCGGCGTCCAGAGCCGCGAGGTGTTCGCGGAGTGGAGCGACGACTACCCGGGGCTGTACGAGGCGTGGCTCGACGCCGGAACGCGACTCGAAGGCCGAATCGAGGGACTCCCCGGCGAAGTCGCCCGCGGGGAGACGTCGTTCGTCGACGCCACGGAACTGGCGTGCTCGGGGCTGAAACACGCTATCGAGCCTCCCGCACCGTTCGCGGCGCTGGATACGACGGCGTACCACGACCACGGTGCGGCCTACGCGGTTCGGTGGGCCGAGAAGACGTTCGAGAAGCTCCGCGAGTGA